A single bacterium DNA region contains:
- a CDS encoding NAD(P)-dependent oxidoreductase: MHIKKVLITGSSGYLGGFVVDRLAEQYELTLFDKVPPREQHQKFRHIIGDIASFEDVWSACEGQDAVVHLVALVRGREHDPLNKFVDVMIKGTWFIAEACAKLGVKRLINISSICASGVIPKSEDKPYRVGEPCIVGGADYYSLAKYLAEEAASAYAKDHDLSVIHLRPGVIDGDGANHSVTEPNNDCKLWFQYVDPRDIAQAIEAVLETNLKMGTYNIVAGREDSLYDWKSGAADFGYNPTHNWPQIPDRGK; this comes from the coding sequence GTGCATATTAAGAAGGTTTTAATTACTGGATCATCTGGATATTTGGGCGGGTTTGTCGTGGACCGCTTAGCCGAACAATACGAACTTACCCTCTTCGATAAAGTCCCACCAAGAGAACAGCATCAGAAATTCCGCCATATCATTGGCGATATCGCTTCCTTTGAAGATGTGTGGTCTGCTTGTGAAGGGCAAGATGCGGTTGTCCACCTTGTAGCTTTAGTTCGAGGTCGCGAGCATGATCCCCTCAATAAGTTCGTTGATGTAATGATCAAGGGAACCTGGTTCATCGCGGAAGCTTGTGCTAAGCTTGGGGTCAAGCGACTTATCAACATTTCCAGCATCTGCGCTTCAGGCGTTATCCCTAAGAGTGAAGATAAACCGTATCGTGTCGGCGAGCCTTGCATCGTAGGCGGGGCTGATTACTACTCCCTCGCTAAATATCTTGCCGAAGAAGCCGCATCGGCTTATGCCAAGGACCACGATCTCAGCGTTATCCACCTTCGTCCAGGTGTAATTGATGGGGATGGCGCAAATCATTCTGTTACCGAACCCAATAACGATTGCAAACTCTGGTTTCAGTACGTTGACCCGCGTGATATTGCCCAGGCAATCGAAGCGGTTCTCGAAACGAACCTGAAAATGGGAACCTATAATATCGTCGCCGGACGAGAGGACTCACTTTACGATTGGAAATCCGGTGCGGCTGATTTTGGTTATAATCCAACCCACAACTGGCCGCAAATCCCCGACAGAGGCAAATAG
- a CDS encoding ribonuclease J — protein sequence MVEVIPLGGVGEIGKNMMVLRHQEQILIVDAGLAFPTDELYGVDLVVPDIQYLIEHKDEVKGIVLTHGHEDHVGALPYVLPEINVPVYGTEMTLALIRHKLTEKGLIENTELIPMIPGEAFHVGVFEVLPVRVTHSIPETCSIAIKTSLGTIVMTGDFKFDLTPIGGKLSDMALLGRLGDNGVLLLMSDTTNVDCPGWGPSERLVGEELGRIIDKAPGRVLVTTFASNIHRLQQVMDCAKNAGRKVAVVGRRIEQTCEIARDLGYLKYPSDLRIRVQDIDQYAPNEVLIMTTGSQGEPLSALSLMAQDEYPRMKITPGDTVILSASPIPGNESLIRKTINRLVRQGANVIYTEIAPVHASGHAHQEELKLMLCLLRPYYLAPVHGEPRHQHLYREMALNMGWTNDQIVQLDLGDRLILTSEGIEKGEKVPSGRVLIDSGGGSGIPEEIVRDRRHLASDGIVMVLVGLSAETGEVLTEPEFVIKGLAVTDDSLWEEAKKLIMDKLAELSPAETADSNAVEEELADVLKKFLRKKAQRRPVIVPVVVEM from the coding sequence ATGGTTGAAGTAATTCCGCTTGGTGGCGTGGGGGAGATTGGAAAGAATATGATGGTGCTTCGGCACCAGGAGCAGATTCTTATTGTCGACGCTGGCCTCGCTTTTCCTACTGACGAGCTTTATGGCGTTGATCTGGTGGTTCCGGATATTCAGTATCTGATCGAGCATAAGGATGAGGTAAAAGGGATAGTCCTCACCCACGGGCACGAAGACCACGTCGGCGCACTGCCTTATGTTCTTCCTGAAATCAATGTGCCCGTCTATGGCACGGAGATGACTCTGGCTCTTATTCGGCATAAACTCACGGAAAAAGGGCTGATAGAGAATACTGAGCTTATCCCGATGATCCCTGGCGAGGCATTCCATGTAGGCGTTTTTGAAGTCCTGCCTGTTCGAGTCACCCACAGCATTCCTGAAACCTGCAGCATCGCTATCAAGACCTCATTAGGCACAATCGTGATGACGGGCGACTTCAAGTTCGACCTCACCCCGATTGGCGGGAAGCTCTCCGATATGGCTCTCTTAGGACGTCTGGGCGATAATGGCGTCCTGCTGCTCATGAGTGATACCACCAATGTTGACTGCCCTGGTTGGGGGCCGTCGGAACGATTAGTTGGGGAAGAACTTGGGCGTATTATCGACAAAGCCCCTGGTCGAGTTTTGGTCACTACTTTTGCCTCTAATATTCACCGACTTCAACAAGTGATGGATTGCGCAAAAAATGCTGGCCGAAAAGTGGCAGTAGTTGGACGGCGTATCGAACAGACATGCGAAATCGCTCGCGACCTCGGCTATCTCAAATATCCAAGCGATTTAAGAATTCGAGTTCAAGATATCGATCAGTATGCGCCTAACGAAGTGTTAATTATGACCACCGGTTCTCAGGGAGAACCACTATCAGCCCTCAGCCTAATGGCTCAGGATGAGTATCCTCGCATGAAAATCACGCCTGGCGATACGGTCATTTTATCGGCAAGCCCTATTCCGGGCAATGAATCTTTAATACGAAAGACTATTAATCGTCTCGTCCGACAGGGTGCAAATGTCATTTATACAGAAATAGCCCCCGTCCATGCCTCCGGCCATGCCCACCAAGAAGAACTCAAGCTCATGCTCTGCCTCCTTCGGCCCTATTACCTTGCCCCTGTTCATGGAGAACCACGGCATCAACATCTTTACCGTGAAATGGCTCTCAATATGGGCTGGACGAACGATCAAATTGTTCAGTTAGATTTAGGTGACCGTTTAATCCTCACTTCTGAAGGTATCGAAAAGGGTGAAAAAGTGCCTTCAGGGCGAGTGCTTATCGATTCAGGCGGTGGGAGTGGAATTCCTGAAGAAATCGTTCGAGATAGGCGGCATCTGGCAAGTGACGGTATCGTCATGGTGCTGGTCGGGTTGAGCGCTGAAACCGGCGAAGTGCTAACTGAGCCTGAATTCGTAATTAAAGGACTGGCAGTCACAGATGATAGTCTATGGGAAGAAGCCAAAAAGCTCATCATGGACAAACTTGCCGAGCTTTCTCCTGCAGAAACCGCGGATAGCAACGCAGTCGAAGAAGAACTAGCCGACGTCCTCAAAAAATTCCTACGCAAAAAAGCCCAACGACGCCCCGTTATCGTTCCTGTTGTCGTGGAAATGTAG
- the pstB gene encoding phosphate ABC transporter ATP-binding protein PstB, whose protein sequence is MTEENIRIVAKDLDFYYSSVRALKSVNISIQEHKITALIGPSGCGKSTFLRCLNRMNDEIPDTHAKGEVLLDGSNIYDRDVDVVNLRRRVGMVFQRPNPFPLTVYENVAYGPRIHGVKDKNQLDEIIQTSLKRAFLWDEVKDKLKQSGLMLSGGQQQRLCIARVLAVQPEVILMDEPCSALDPIATFRIEELIQELKDDYTIVIVTHNMQQAGRISDYTGFFMIGELMEFGPTERLFTCPQRSQTEDYIRGRFG, encoded by the coding sequence ATGACTGAGGAAAATATACGTATCGTAGCAAAGGATTTGGATTTCTATTATTCATCCGTTCGCGCTCTTAAGAGTGTAAACATCTCTATTCAAGAGCACAAAATTACCGCATTGATAGGGCCTTCGGGGTGTGGGAAGAGTACCTTTTTAAGGTGCCTCAACCGAATGAACGATGAAATCCCCGATACACACGCCAAAGGCGAGGTATTGCTGGATGGGAGCAATATTTACGACCGCGATGTGGATGTGGTCAACTTGCGTCGTCGAGTTGGAATGGTTTTCCAGCGACCTAATCCGTTTCCGTTAACAGTCTATGAAAATGTGGCCTACGGGCCGCGAATTCATGGCGTTAAGGACAAGAATCAGTTGGATGAAATCATTCAAACCAGCCTTAAACGCGCTTTCCTTTGGGATGAAGTAAAAGATAAGCTGAAACAATCCGGCCTTATGCTATCCGGAGGTCAGCAGCAGCGTCTATGTATCGCCCGAGTGTTGGCTGTTCAACCGGAAGTGATTTTAATGGACGAACCCTGCTCCGCGCTCGACCCAATCGCTACCTTCCGAATCGAAGAGCTTATTCAAGAATTAAAGGACGATTACACCATTGTCATCGTCACCCACAACATGCAGCAAGCCGGCCGTATTTCGGACTACACCGGCTTCTTTATGATCGGCGAGCTAATGGAATTCGGACCCACCGAACGCCTATTCACCTGTCCACAACGTTCTCAAACTGAAGACTATATCCGTGGCCGTTTCGGTTGA
- a CDS encoding porin, which yields MQKKVWLLLCALLVTTVAFAEGQATTDNAQAKQDAVKRLSQSVKRLRAVRERLASVKDAVVVTNLNGTVDESAAEGSEVNSSDETTTTPSTTGSNDDLKAQVRSLSEEVTKLKDDIETIMGTLEGINEGNTLTTANVAALQKTKITGYIQAQWMDTEEFPGKTTNDGFMIRRSRLKFAHTFNDYFMGVVQADFGSGTDKTSSFLKDAYIVYSPTPAVETAGLAFTVGQFDVPFSYEKIRSSSEREMPERSLMYDTLLAGQRDRGGMVTWGPKPNLTIDAGFFNGLTVEDPQIKGSTYRLLNSQLAFIGRAVWSPIPTMDIGVSALLGDRAGIAVVKGTTTWYDTNGDKIVQTGEVKTSADTPARPSATRALYNIEFRKTSLFGKPGDTIRAEYLWGKDRVPSGPTIAYQSDVQGWYVQYLHDFGTRNTLAVRYDAWDPDIHKSNNETKTFGIAWLHYLSEAVRITFAWEHPDEPGAQVDNDRFTARGQYKF from the coding sequence ATGCAAAAGAAAGTATGGTTACTGTTATGCGCTTTATTAGTTACCACAGTAGCTTTCGCTGAGGGGCAGGCAACAACGGATAATGCCCAGGCAAAGCAAGATGCGGTAAAGCGTTTAAGCCAGTCAGTTAAGCGTTTGAGAGCAGTTCGCGAGCGCTTAGCAAGTGTTAAAGATGCTGTTGTTGTTACGAACTTAAATGGGACAGTAGACGAAAGCGCTGCCGAGGGTAGCGAAGTGAATTCCTCAGATGAAACGACTACAACCCCATCAACCACCGGTTCCAACGATGACCTGAAAGCTCAGGTCCGTTCTTTGAGCGAAGAAGTTACAAAGTTAAAAGATGACATTGAAACTATCATGGGAACGCTCGAAGGTATCAACGAAGGAAATACGTTGACGACAGCAAATGTAGCCGCGCTTCAGAAGACGAAGATTACAGGCTATATTCAAGCGCAGTGGATGGATACGGAAGAGTTCCCTGGAAAGACCACAAACGACGGTTTTATGATCCGACGTTCTCGGCTTAAATTTGCTCACACCTTCAATGACTATTTCATGGGCGTTGTACAGGCTGATTTTGGTAGTGGCACTGATAAAACGAGTTCTTTCTTAAAGGATGCTTACATTGTTTACAGCCCCACGCCAGCAGTTGAAACAGCCGGTTTAGCATTTACTGTTGGTCAATTTGACGTTCCTTTCAGCTACGAGAAAATTCGGTCATCAAGTGAAAGAGAAATGCCCGAACGTTCACTAATGTATGACACACTCTTGGCCGGTCAAAGAGACCGCGGTGGGATGGTCACATGGGGACCCAAGCCGAATTTGACAATCGACGCCGGGTTTTTTAACGGCCTAACAGTCGAAGACCCTCAGATCAAAGGCTCAACCTATCGCCTCTTGAACAGCCAGCTGGCCTTTATCGGCCGTGCCGTCTGGTCGCCGATTCCTACCATGGACATTGGTGTTTCCGCCCTGCTTGGCGATCGTGCAGGGATAGCAGTGGTAAAAGGCACGACCACCTGGTATGACACTAACGGAGACAAAATCGTCCAAACGGGCGAAGTAAAAACCAGCGCTGATACACCTGCAAGACCTTCCGCGACCCGCGCGCTCTATAACATTGAATTCCGAAAAACCAGCTTATTCGGAAAGCCTGGCGATACGATTAGAGCCGAATACCTGTGGGGTAAAGACCGCGTTCCCAGTGGTCCAACGATTGCCTACCAGAGCGATGTTCAAGGCTGGTATGTTCAGTACCTGCATGACTTTGGCACGCGCAATACTCTCGCCGTGCGATATGACGCATGGGACCCGGATATTCACAAATCCAACAACGAAACCAAAACCTTCGGCATTGCCTGGCTCCATTACCTAAGCGAAGCCGTAAGAATAACCTTTGCCTGGGAACATCCTGATGAGCCCGGCGCACAAGTTGATAACGACCGATTTACCGCTCGCGGTCAGTACAAGTTCTAG
- a CDS encoding DUF1015 domain-containing protein encodes MAIIKPFCAVRYTMPIDTVVAPPYDVISPEDRQKLGQSNAYNIVHLTLPEGKSDDRSQYVKYAQAAARLTEWRREQQLVPDQKPGYYLYRQTFTDPVTGQKHKRSAIIGLLRSEPYETGTVMPHEQTFPGHKEDRLRLLEATRTHLECIYGMYDDANGKIKQTLENATFEPLCSTETPDGIYHELYVCDDEQTNVEIEGLFADKRILIADGHHRYETILNFRKQYVQATGTVPEDFLPVAFTALQDPGLIVLPTHRMVKSMPPEVMANFPAKLEEYFQVDEVKVEELPEMVRKAASNGARVVGIVLPNKGYLCTLRDIDIMDKVVEEEHSMVWKRLDVTVLHTLMMEKLLGLPKGVEAYTRDDNEVLDKVGSGEFAAGFMINAPTVDETREIASSGEKMPQKSTFFYPKLLSGLVMWSFGDGIG; translated from the coding sequence ATGGCAATTATCAAACCATTTTGTGCAGTTCGTTATACGATGCCAATCGATACAGTTGTGGCACCGCCATATGATGTTATTTCGCCCGAAGATAGGCAAAAATTAGGGCAATCGAATGCTTATAATATCGTTCATCTCACCCTTCCTGAGGGCAAATCTGATGATCGCAGTCAGTATGTGAAATATGCTCAAGCCGCCGCTAGGCTGACCGAATGGCGTAGAGAGCAACAGCTAGTCCCCGATCAAAAACCGGGCTATTATTTATATCGACAGACATTCACCGATCCGGTTACGGGGCAAAAACATAAGCGCTCCGCCATTATCGGCCTTCTTCGATCGGAACCTTATGAGACCGGCACAGTCATGCCCCACGAGCAGACTTTCCCAGGTCATAAGGAAGACCGCTTACGATTACTTGAAGCCACGAGAACTCATCTTGAATGTATTTATGGCATGTATGATGATGCCAACGGCAAGATCAAGCAGACGTTGGAGAACGCAACATTCGAGCCGCTCTGTTCAACGGAAACGCCTGATGGCATTTATCACGAACTTTACGTGTGCGATGACGAGCAGACCAACGTCGAAATTGAAGGGTTGTTTGCGGACAAGCGTATTTTGATCGCTGATGGTCATCATCGGTACGAGACGATTTTGAACTTCCGAAAGCAATATGTTCAGGCTACCGGCACGGTACCTGAGGATTTCCTCCCTGTCGCATTTACCGCATTGCAAGACCCAGGTTTGATTGTCCTGCCTACTCATCGTATGGTCAAATCAATGCCGCCTGAAGTGATGGCTAACTTCCCCGCGAAATTGGAAGAATACTTCCAAGTCGATGAAGTTAAAGTCGAAGAGCTTCCGGAGATGGTGCGCAAGGCCGCTAGTAATGGTGCGCGTGTTGTTGGGATCGTCCTTCCTAATAAGGGTTACCTCTGCACTTTGCGCGACATCGATATCATGGATAAAGTTGTCGAGGAAGAGCATTCGATGGTATGGAAGCGGTTGGATGTTACCGTCCTGCATACATTGATGATGGAGAAGCTGCTTGGACTGCCGAAGGGTGTCGAGGCTTATACTCGCGACGATAATGAGGTTCTCGACAAGGTCGGTTCCGGCGAATTCGCAGCCGGTTTCATGATTAATGCGCCGACAGTTGATGAGACACGAGAGATTGCATCGAGTGGAGAAAAGATGCCGCAGAAATCCACTTTCTTCTATCCTAAACTGCTGTCCGGTTTAGTGATGTGGAGCTTTGGCGACGGCATCGGTTAG
- a CDS encoding cell division protein SepF, translated as MEEPIERSSIIARIKGWISPGAEYEEEELSGYEAKPPRSSLRLQQNHPYHVAVRKELNSIEDARIAGDGLKEGSQQIINLVNTEPALRERVIDFLTGVVYALEGRVEKIGDNIFLFAPRQAIVDMTPGQHRYRTDPN; from the coding sequence ATGGAAGAACCAATCGAACGTAGTAGTATTATTGCCCGAATTAAGGGCTGGATTTCACCGGGTGCAGAGTATGAAGAGGAAGAACTTAGCGGATACGAAGCAAAGCCTCCGCGATCTTCACTTCGCTTACAGCAAAACCACCCCTATCATGTTGCTGTCCGAAAGGAACTCAACAGCATAGAAGACGCACGCATTGCTGGTGATGGGCTGAAGGAAGGTTCTCAGCAAATTATCAATCTGGTGAACACAGAACCAGCGTTACGCGAGCGCGTTATCGATTTCTTGACAGGTGTGGTCTATGCGCTTGAAGGCAGAGTAGAGAAGATTGGCGACAATATCTTCCTATTTGCTCCTCGACAAGCGATCGTCGATATGACCCCGGGGCAGCATCGTTATAGAACTGACCCGAATTAG
- the pstC gene encoding phosphate ABC transporter permease subunit PstC gives MQINRKKRKIHLKEWLIERFIFVNGALSIIIILLVFIFLFKDSMQAFTREHTYGWEIAASSPTSEGTSPLAIKHLVGAVPGGKEGEDESDEAAEDYSAVDTGDKVTVAFSLTKPGGGETLVGSDCRAPKRVGEKAEHLFYVYATELYEGNTIKLTWKPDADFDPSDTPFKYKLRLVRAPAGVDYQMPEIDLSKGKPLPAAERSGDPSASNISYEGQIKLPVFRATSDEDRSKGYLFALDAEPRTRAPGWWYNTVSMIFGRHWNPNSDYPQFGMLPLILGSLLVTFGALVIALPLGICTAIFIGEIATRRWREILKPAVELLAAVPSIVIGFIGLLVVVPAVAKMGPYIEFVMNKVFRIELHMDVGLSAFTGAIMLAFMAIPTIVTVAEDAIRAVPKEFREASLALGATQWETIRKAIIPAARSGFVAAAMLGVGRAIGETMAVVMVAGNSPVIPAGLAGFFKPVRTMTATIAQEFGEVVNHSTHYSALFNIGLVLFIMTFVINYASYLFARRGVRGT, from the coding sequence ATGCAAATAAATCGCAAGAAACGAAAAATACATCTTAAAGAATGGCTAATCGAGCGTTTCATTTTCGTCAATGGAGCGCTTTCTATCATCATAATTTTGCTGGTGTTTATTTTCCTTTTTAAGGATTCGATGCAGGCATTTACACGAGAGCACACCTATGGATGGGAAATCGCCGCATCTAGCCCGACATCGGAAGGGACTTCTCCATTAGCAATTAAGCACTTAGTAGGAGCAGTTCCGGGAGGCAAAGAGGGCGAAGATGAGTCGGATGAAGCCGCTGAAGATTATTCGGCAGTTGATACCGGCGATAAGGTTACAGTTGCTTTTTCTCTCACTAAGCCAGGGGGCGGGGAAACTCTTGTTGGTTCGGATTGTCGCGCTCCCAAACGGGTTGGCGAAAAGGCTGAACACTTGTTCTATGTCTATGCCACCGAGTTATATGAGGGAAATACGATCAAGCTGACCTGGAAACCGGATGCCGATTTCGATCCCTCTGACACCCCTTTCAAGTACAAATTGCGCCTAGTTAGAGCGCCTGCCGGGGTTGATTATCAGATGCCTGAAATCGATCTTAGCAAAGGCAAACCCCTTCCAGCCGCCGAAAGGTCAGGCGATCCTTCGGCATCGAATATTAGCTATGAGGGACAGATTAAGCTTCCGGTTTTTAGAGCGACAAGCGATGAGGATCGTTCAAAAGGCTATCTATTCGCTCTTGATGCAGAACCGAGAACGCGTGCTCCTGGATGGTGGTACAACACGGTCAGCATGATTTTCGGGCGCCACTGGAACCCGAATTCGGACTACCCCCAGTTCGGCATGCTGCCGCTCATCTTAGGTTCCCTTCTGGTTACTTTTGGCGCTTTAGTTATCGCCCTGCCTTTAGGTATCTGTACAGCAATTTTCATTGGAGAGATTGCAACTCGTCGTTGGCGGGAGATTTTGAAACCTGCGGTCGAGCTTTTGGCAGCTGTGCCATCTATTGTCATCGGGTTCATCGGCCTTTTGGTAGTAGTTCCCGCAGTTGCCAAGATGGGACCTTATATCGAATTTGTGATGAACAAGGTCTTCCGCATTGAACTGCATATGGATGTAGGGTTGTCCGCTTTCACTGGTGCGATCATGCTGGCATTCATGGCCATTCCTACGATTGTAACCGTTGCAGAGGATGCCATACGAGCAGTGCCAAAAGAATTTAGGGAAGCATCCTTAGCGCTAGGCGCAACTCAATGGGAGACCATTCGAAAAGCGATTATTCCCGCAGCCCGTTCAGGATTTGTTGCAGCAGCAATGCTTGGCGTTGGACGAGCCATCGGAGAAACGATGGCGGTGGTTATGGTTGCTGGCAATTCACCGGTTATCCCTGCAGGTCTTGCTGGTTTCTTCAAACCTGTTCGCACAATGACAGCCACGATAGCGCAGGAGTTTGGTGAGGTTGTTAATCACAGCACTCATTACTCGGCGTTGTTCAACATCGGTTTAGTGCTGTTCATCATGACCTTTGTCATTAACTATGCAAGTTACCTTTTTGCCAGACGAGGAGTTAGGGGAACATGA
- a CDS encoding SDR family oxidoreductase, protein MGEKKLEGKVAIVTGAGRGIGRGIAEFFAENGATVVITARTESQVEAVRAKICKMGGQVLALTGDITDEAFVDRLFEATVREFDKLDILINNAGIYPFGPVEQLPIADFRECLEVNVVAVFNCIQHAVRIMKAQGGTGKIINIGSVRSHWTEGGDAGAYNASKYGLKGLTESVARELHGSGLNIAVGMMCPGCVHLKYAETDETPEPGELTPRMIAEGVLHAVTAPAGINVYDTTIFPMYQKPW, encoded by the coding sequence ATGGGTGAGAAGAAGCTGGAAGGTAAAGTCGCTATAGTGACTGGGGCTGGAAGAGGGATTGGGCGTGGGATCGCTGAATTCTTTGCTGAAAACGGCGCTACGGTGGTTATTACCGCTCGAACGGAATCGCAGGTTGAGGCTGTTCGGGCGAAGATATGTAAAATGGGCGGTCAAGTCCTGGCTCTAACGGGGGATATCACGGATGAAGCGTTTGTCGACCGACTTTTTGAAGCGACCGTGCGCGAGTTCGACAAGTTGGACATTTTGATTAACAACGCTGGCATTTACCCCTTTGGCCCGGTCGAGCAACTGCCGATTGCAGATTTTAGAGAGTGCCTAGAAGTCAATGTGGTGGCTGTTTTTAACTGCATCCAGCATGCGGTTCGGATAATGAAGGCTCAGGGTGGAACGGGCAAAATTATCAATATTGGCTCAGTCCGTTCCCACTGGACTGAGGGAGGCGATGCGGGGGCTTATAATGCCAGCAAATACGGATTAAAAGGCCTCACTGAATCGGTTGCGCGTGAGTTGCATGGTTCCGGATTGAACATAGCCGTCGGCATGATGTGCCCAGGATGCGTTCACTTAAAATATGCAGAAACGGATGAGACCCCTGAACCCGGTGAACTCACCCCGAGAATGATTGCCGAAGGCGTCCTTCACGCAGTAACAGCGCCAGCAGGGATTAACGTTTACGACACGACCATTTTCCCGATGTATCAAAAACCCTGGTAA
- a CDS encoding PstA family ABC transporter permease produces the protein MMESSSVIASQVTNEWVESVDMKSIQRALMAEQASRHAKKRKTKQRQVFMLLRLLAFLCISPIAGLLIYLIVRGAPAVNWTFLTSPPLENMCAGGIKPAIWGTMLLVSYALLFALPIGVFGAIYLNEYARQGRWTRTIRLAIINLAGVPSIVFGLFGLGIFVLTIGPWFADPNLFGWHFHPKIGSHVLNMGFGASIIAGSMTLAILVLPLIITSTEEALKTVPRSFREASLALGGTKWQTIRRVTLPNALPGIMTGIVLAIGRAAGETAPILLTVAVLYQASSPAWYQVTSPTMALPYHLYIISTQATSVPDSFQWGTAFVLLMVVLAFNAIAIIIRARFRAKQNW, from the coding sequence ATGATGGAGAGTAGCTCAGTAATAGCTTCACAAGTTACTAATGAATGGGTTGAGTCTGTTGATATGAAGTCAATCCAAAGAGCGCTGATGGCTGAGCAAGCAAGCCGTCATGCCAAAAAACGCAAGACTAAGCAGCGTCAAGTATTCATGCTGCTCAGACTGCTAGCGTTTTTATGCATATCACCGATTGCCGGTTTGTTAATTTACCTTATCGTCAGGGGCGCACCTGCGGTCAACTGGACGTTCCTAACTTCGCCGCCGTTAGAAAACATGTGCGCAGGTGGGATTAAACCAGCTATTTGGGGCACGATGCTTTTGGTGAGCTATGCATTACTTTTCGCGTTGCCGATTGGCGTTTTTGGTGCGATCTATTTGAATGAATACGCTCGACAAGGTCGTTGGACGCGAACAATACGATTGGCCATCATCAACCTTGCCGGGGTGCCGAGTATCGTCTTCGGCTTGTTCGGGTTGGGCATTTTCGTACTGACAATCGGTCCCTGGTTTGCTGACCCGAACCTCTTTGGATGGCATTTTCACCCAAAAATTGGCTCGCATGTATTGAATATGGGGTTCGGCGCCTCAATTATTGCGGGCTCGATGACGCTTGCGATTTTAGTTCTGCCTCTCATCATAACCTCAACTGAAGAGGCGCTAAAGACGGTGCCTCGATCCTTTAGAGAGGCTTCATTGGCATTAGGCGGTACGAAATGGCAGACCATTCGCAGGGTAACACTTCCAAATGCATTACCGGGAATTATGACCGGTATTGTCCTGGCTATTGGGCGTGCTGCCGGTGAGACAGCGCCCATTCTATTAACCGTAGCCGTTCTATACCAGGCATCGTCGCCCGCTTGGTACCAGGTAACAAGCCCGACCATGGCGTTGCCCTATCACCTATATATCATTTCCACCCAAGCAACCAGCGTCCCCGACTCATTTCAATGGGGCACCGCTTTTGTGTTGCTAATGGTGGTTTTAGCCTTCAATGCGATAGCAATTATAATCCGCGCTCGCTTCCGCGCTAAACAGAATTGGTAG
- a CDS encoding PstS family phosphate ABC transporter substrate-binding protein, translated as MKTLFGLTVIAALAVALFAGQPAFAQKGSLVIKGSDTMVLLGQAWAEEYMKSHPGVNISVTGGGSGVGIAAFINGTCDICQSSRTMKKKEIDSSKSRNREPYRTIVALDGLSFAVNSNSPVKTLTVDQIKGIYSGAISDWSQVGGKAGRIVVLSRDNNSGTYSYVKEVVLKGLSYRSDALFMPSTKAIQQEITNNPNAIGYGGEAYFRGKRNVQVLSVSPGPGKAAVLPSDKTVQSGKYPVSRPLQFYTNGKPSGVTADFVKFCLSPKGQALVTKVGYVPLP; from the coding sequence ATGAAAACACTTTTCGGATTAACCGTGATCGCAGCTTTGGCTGTAGCATTATTCGCCGGCCAGCCGGCATTTGCCCAAAAGGGCAGCCTCGTTATTAAAGGCTCAGACACCATGGTACTGCTAGGGCAGGCATGGGCTGAAGAATACATGAAGTCCCACCCTGGCGTAAATATTTCAGTTACAGGTGGCGGCTCCGGTGTTGGCATCGCAGCGTTTATTAACGGAACCTGTGACATCTGCCAATCATCCCGAACGATGAAGAAGAAGGAAATCGATTCGAGCAAATCACGAAACCGTGAGCCTTATCGAACGATCGTTGCCTTAGACGGTCTTTCTTTCGCAGTCAATTCCAATAGCCCTGTAAAGACATTAACGGTTGACCAGATCAAAGGCATCTACTCCGGCGCAATTAGCGATTGGAGCCAAGTCGGTGGTAAAGCCGGTCGTATCGTTGTGCTTTCTCGTGATAACAATTCAGGGACCTACAGCTATGTAAAGGAAGTTGTTCTTAAAGGACTTTCTTACCGTTCTGATGCCCTATTCATGCCCTCGACTAAAGCTATACAACAGGAAATCACCAATAATCCGAATGCGATCGGTTATGGTGGCGAGGCATATTTCCGTGGTAAGCGAAACGTTCAAGTTCTATCAGTTTCACCCGGACCCGGCAAGGCGGCAGTTCTGCCTTCAGATAAAACCGTTCAATCCGGCAAGTACCCAGTCTCCCGTCCGCTTCAGTTCTACACCAACGGTAAACCCAGTGGTGTGACTGCGGACTTCGTCAAGTTCTGCCTGAGCCCAAAGGGACAGGCCCTCGTGACCAAGGTTGGGTACGTACCACTTCCTTGA